One Microplitis demolitor isolate Queensland-Clemson2020A chromosome 2, iyMicDemo2.1a, whole genome shotgun sequence DNA segment encodes these proteins:
- the LOC103568517 gene encoding LOW QUALITY PROTEIN: helicase domino (The sequence of the model RefSeq protein was modified relative to this genomic sequence to represent the inferred CDS: inserted 2 bases in 1 codon), translating to MPMWCPPTPPTSDNDVYVDYSLGFLYENSPMTEAQLPPVYVKKELKRSRTETTSNERDGRRPAKIRHKDESVFAPRSLFDRPTPALLKARRDMKLHKHRGIRPPITITGVKPTVLKSIEPEPMLDWLVHEDWALLQALQVYQGLALNLMIISPAHTPNWDLVADIVNNTSRIYRSPKQCRYRYESVIVPREEGKIMYDTTSKKQKKQKGLMKLPHVVEQHNKSNRPMRTSQLYDHDKNNSFTLMCIQRIDTVKMVSSKRPEPTKPLLVNPSLKNPKHAVVLADHGIQYDSPLSPIEVATRRAERIAKEKHKNVNILTPEQQAVATAARLAQQQQAQQQVQAQLQQVQLQQQVQQSQAQPQVQSQQIHINSQQQQIVQQVAAINTTTSQLQSQIVSVTAAGPTIKTTSATSAVTTGTSVVTALKVRQSALPIQDVRPNTAVVSVASLQPGQRIPTGSLVSVAQSGAQKGIVSVTMAAPPGAKSLTPSQLQYYARQQQLLVRQPYNAANQQQLKALQAAASGQKVSVAVTGTPQQRATLMKQGVVAGTVAQVAVGKSISRVVPEADMAAMIKRQVALQQGKAVVQMSSPSGLTPHQILTQAGLHAQQSGSSTSGAAGATGVAGGTPVTAALVKASMVRGAATSQHLRQLGMHPMINSKRLTGQKVTQLAQMAGKVGVQAQFIVQPKCNTVTVQQVFKNVQPSTMQQFAQVSAGTGVTPSGQVVLTKPPLQTRVIPVSVSSSNALKQTIQVVTASSAQLRQALPQQAKPITTECRTLNASTTSYSTAAAATASYSTTTTATTTTTTTTTTTTTTTTTTTTTTTXQQQQQQQQQQQQQQQQQQQQQQQQPQQPQPQASNSQQDPLAK from the exons ATGCCG atGTGGTGTCCACCAACGCCTCCAACTTCTGACAATGATGTGTACGTCGACTACTCTCTAGgttttctttatgaaaattcaccAATGACTGAAGCGCAATTGCCACCTGTTTATGTCAAGAAAGAATTGAAGCGCAGTCGGACTGAAACAACGTCGAATGAACGAGACGGTCGACGGCCGGCTAAAATTCGTCATAAAGATGAATCTGTATTTGCTCCACGTTCACTGTTTGATCGTCCGACTCCAGCGTTACTTAAGGCACGACGTGATATGAAGTTACACAAACATCGTGGAATACGTCCACCTATAACAATAACTGGAGTTAAACCGACGgtattaaaatcaattgagCCGGAACCGATGCTAGACTGGCTAGTGCACGAAGACTGGGCATTGTTGCAAGCTCTTCAAGTGTATCAAGGCTTGGCATTGAATTTAATGATCATATCACCTGCACATACTCCTAACTGGGATCTTGTTGCggatattgttaataatactTCACGTATATACCGATCACCTAAACAGTGTCGGTATCGATATGAATCGGTCATTGTTCCACGTGAAGAAGGAAAAATAATGTATGATACAACTTCTAAGAAACAAAAGAAACAAAAAGGTCTTATGAAGTTACCGCACGTGGTTgag caACACAACAAATCAAATCGTCCAATGCGTACGAGTCAGCTTTACGATCACGATAAAAACAATTCATTTACACTGATGTGTATTCAACGTATTGATACAGTTAAAATGGTATCAAGTAAACGTCCAGAACCAACAAAACCTCTTCTGGTAAATCCATCGTTGAAAAATCCTAAACACGCGGTCGTATTGGCTGATCATGGTATTCAATATGACAGTCCTCTGTCACCAATTGAAGTTGCTACTCGTCGAGCTGAAAGGATCGCCAaagaaaaacataaaaatgttaat aTATTGACACCCGAACAACAGGCGGTAGCAACAGCAGCACGATTAGCTCAACAGCAACAAGCTCAACAACAAGTTCAAGCTCAATTACAACAAGTTCAACTTCAACAACAAGTTCAACAGTCTCAAGCACAGCCACAAGTTCAGTCTCAACAGATTCATATTAATTCGCAACAGCAACAAATTGTACAGCAAGTAGCCGCTATAAATACAACAACTTCACAATTACAATCTCAAATAGTATCAGTAACTGCAGCTGGACCAACAATTAAAACAACCAGCGCGACAAGTGCAGTAACAACCGGTACTTCAGTCGTTACAGCTTTAAAAGTTCGTCAAAGCGCTTTGCCTATACAAGACGTACGGCCTAATACTGCTGTCGTGAGTGTGGCAAGTCTTCAACCTGGTCAACGTATTCCCACTGGTAGTTTAGTGTCTGTAGCACAATCAGGAGCTCAGAAGGGTATTGTAAGTGTGACAATGGCCGCGCCACCAGGTGCCAAGTCGTTGACACCCAGTCAGTTGCAGTATTACGCGCGACAGCAACAACTTTTAGTACGTCAGCCTTACAATGCTGCTAATCAGCAGCAACTAAAAGCACTTCAGGCAGCAGCCAGTGGACAGAAAGTTTCAGTTGCTGTTACGGGAACTCCACAGCAACGAGCAACTTTAATGAAACAAGGTGTTGTCGCGGGTACTGTAGCTCAGGTAGCTGTTGGTAAATCTATATCACGTGTTGTACCAGAAGCTGACATGGCGGCTATGATTAAAAGACAAGTTGCACTTCAGCAGGGTAAAGCTGTCGTGCAAATGTCGTCACCCTCGGGATTAACACCACATCAGATTCTTACACAAGCTGGCCTTCATGCGCAACAATCTGGTAGCTCGACGAGTGGCGCTGCTGGTGCGACTGGTGTTGCTGGTGGAACACCAGTTACGGCGGCACTTGTCAAAGCCAGTATGGTTCGTGGTGCAGCAACGTCTCAACATCTGCGTCAACTTGGTATGCACCCTATGATCAATTCCAAGAGATTGACTGGACAAAAAGTAACTCAGCTTGCTCAAATGGCGGGTAAAGTTGGTGTACAAGCCCAATTTATTGTTCAGCCTAAATGTAATACTGTCACGGTACagcaagtttttaaaaatgtacaaCCGTCTACTATGCAACAATTTGCTCAg gTATCAGCTGGAACTGGTGTGACTCCTTCCGGACAAGTCGTACTAACAAAGCCGCCTTTACAAACACGAGTAATTCCAGTATCTGTTTCATCATCAAACGcattaaaacaaacaattcAAGTTGTTACTGCAAGCAGCGCCCAATTAAGGCAGGCATTACCGCAACAAGCTAAGCCTATT ACTACAGAATGTCGCACACTCAATGCTTCAACAACAAGCTAttcaacagcagcagcagcaacagcaagctattcaacaacaacaacagcaacaacaacaacaacaacaacaacaacaacaacaacaacaacaacaacaacaacaacaacaacaacaac acaacaacaacaacaacaacaacaacaacaacaacaacaacaacaacaacaacaacagcagcagcagcagcaaccaCAACAACCACAACCTCAGGCGTCTAATAGTCAACAAGATCCGTtagctaaataa